From Helicobacter sp. MIT 05-5293, one genomic window encodes:
- a CDS encoding adenine phosphoribosyltransferase, producing the protein MDKSKIISAIREINDYPKPGIVFYDITTLIGNAEVFSEVIEAFKQRYENQEIDFIAGIEARGFIFASALAYALGVGFVPIRKKGKLPYTTKSEKYSLEYGFDEIEIHTDAFGDKKNAKVVLIDDLIATGGTAEASIKLIQSMGAQCIEAGFLIHLKGLNGAKKLSSYTKVFSMLELDGE; encoded by the coding sequence ATGGATAAATCAAAAATTATAAGTGCAATTCGTGAGATTAATGACTACCCTAAACCGGGTATTGTCTTTTATGATATTACTACCCTTATTGGCAATGCAGAAGTTTTTTCGGAAGTAATAGAGGCTTTTAAACAACGTTATGAGAATCAAGAGATTGATTTTATCGCGGGGATTGAGGCGCGTGGATTTATTTTTGCCTCCGCTTTAGCTTATGCGTTGGGTGTAGGATTTGTGCCTATACGCAAAAAAGGTAAGCTCCCTTATACAACAAAAAGTGAAAAATATAGCCTTGAGTATGGTTTTGATGAGATTGAGATTCATACTGATGCTTTTGGCGATAAAAAAAATGCAAAAGTCGTTTTGATTGATGATTTGATTGCCACAGGAGGCACAGCGGAAGCAAGTATAAAGCTGATTCAGTCAATGGGTGCGCAATGTATAGAAGCGGGTTTTTTAATTCACCTTAAGGGCTTAAATGGAGCAAAAAAACTTTCTTCTTATACAAAAGTATTCAGTATGCTTGAGCTTGATGGTGAGTAG
- a CDS encoding DedA family protein encodes MNKVQKILHFCQKNTKRVITWAVIFLCVLGLFAYYQHSGFSLEEFITQLWENHVEDWGYVILFFWGILEGELGLIFAGLAVHDGKMTMLLAIFIAGLGGFVGDQIYFYIGRFNRRMIQEEFASQRRKFALAHLLLKKYGWPIIFLQRYMYGMRTIIPMSIGTTRYSALKFAMINLLSAWVWASITIVLTWIFGEEIFIVLDWFKSHPYLLIPLAVAIAGGVWWYFYTQTRKVDAKIQKITDELTQKELK; translated from the coding sequence ATGAACAAAGTTCAAAAGATACTGCATTTTTGTCAAAAGAATACTAAGCGTGTTATTACATGGGCAGTTATTTTTCTTTGTGTTTTAGGTTTATTTGCTTACTATCAGCATTCAGGATTTTCTTTAGAAGAATTTATCACACAATTGTGGGAAAATCATGTCGAAGATTGGGGATATGTCATTTTATTTTTTTGGGGTATCTTGGAGGGTGAGTTAGGATTGATTTTTGCCGGATTGGCTGTCCATGATGGGAAAATGACAATGCTTTTGGCGATTTTTATCGCAGGACTTGGGGGGTTTGTGGGTGATCAGATTTATTTTTATATCGGGCGGTTTAACCGCAGAATGATACAAGAAGAATTCGCTTCCCAAAGGCGAAAGTTTGCTCTCGCACACTTGTTATTAAAAAAATACGGCTGGCCTATTATTTTTTTGCAACGTTATATGTATGGTATGCGCACGATTATTCCGATGAGTATCGGCACAACGCGTTACAGCGCGCTTAAATTCGCTATGATTAATCTTTTATCTGCTTGGGTATGGGCGAGCATTACAATTGTGCTTACATGGATATTTGGAGAAGAGATTTTCATTGTGCTTGATTGGTTTAAATCGCACCCTTATTTGTTGATACCTTTAGCAGTTGCAATTGCTGGAGGAGTATGGTGGTATTTTTATACACAGACAAGAAAAGTAGATGCCAAGATTCAGAAAATCACAGATGAACTAACACAAAAGGAGTTGAAATGA
- a CDS encoding leucyl aminopeptidase — translation MKVSIAQGQNIKIDANVCIAKKSDFTKSASFKKLKAFGFEGEGKFFSQEEKTLYVCLETLDSESIREIGAQIVRYFKALPYKSVGVNLEGKWNEKNAYALLIGALLGAYECIVYKSKKPPFVLKELILCDEKAILKDTQNMVNKATIIAENVNFVREIINTIPQVATPKYLAKIAKQVSKDSGQIECVVLDENDLEKEKMNAFLAVNRASNNPPRLIHLAYKPKGAKKRIVLVGKGLTYDCGGLSLKPADYMVTMKADKSGGCAVMGIIQAIAALGVKIEVHSIIGAAENMIGGNAYKPDDVLVSREGKTIEVRNTDAEGRLVLADCLSYAQDLNPDVLIDFATLTGACVVALGEYTSGIMGHNTALKNRFESIALESGELMATLPFNRHIKKLIESKIADVCNISSSRYGGAISAGLFLSEFIRKEYQDKWLHIDIAGPAYVEKEWDINPFGASGAGVRAGVEFILDLASKA, via the coding sequence ATGAAAGTGAGCATTGCTCAAGGACAAAATATTAAGATTGATGCAAATGTGTGTATCGCAAAGAAAAGTGATTTTACTAAAAGTGCGAGTTTTAAGAAGCTAAAAGCTTTTGGATTCGAGGGTGAGGGGAAGTTTTTTTCTCAAGAAGAAAAAACATTATATGTGTGTCTTGAAACACTTGATAGTGAATCTATACGCGAGATTGGAGCGCAGATAGTGCGATATTTTAAGGCATTGCCTTATAAGAGTGTCGGCGTAAATCTCGAAGGCAAATGGAATGAGAAAAATGCCTACGCATTGTTGATAGGGGCATTGCTTGGGGCTTATGAATGTATCGTTTATAAAAGCAAAAAACCTCCTTTTGTCCTTAAAGAATTAATCTTGTGTGATGAAAAGGCGATTTTAAAAGATACTCAAAATATGGTAAATAAGGCTACAATCATTGCCGAGAATGTGAATTTTGTGCGTGAAATTATCAACACAATCCCTCAAGTTGCTACGCCTAAATATCTTGCCAAAATTGCTAAACAAGTAAGTAAAGATTCTGGGCAAATCGAATGCGTAGTGTTAGATGAAAATGATTTGGAAAAAGAAAAAATGAATGCGTTTTTAGCTGTTAATCGTGCTTCTAATAACCCGCCTCGTTTGATACATCTAGCCTATAAACCAAAAGGCGCAAAAAAACGCATTGTGTTGGTAGGCAAGGGTTTGACTTATGATTGTGGAGGATTGTCGCTTAAGCCTGCGGATTATATGGTTACGATGAAGGCTGATAAGAGCGGAGGCTGTGCAGTCATGGGGATCATTCAAGCAATCGCAGCATTGGGAGTAAAAATAGAAGTGCATAGTATTATTGGTGCTGCAGAAAATATGATCGGTGGTAATGCGTATAAACCCGATGATGTGCTTGTTTCGCGTGAGGGTAAAACGATTGAAGTGCGTAATACTGATGCAGAGGGGCGTTTGGTATTGGCTGATTGTCTTAGTTATGCACAAGATCTTAATCCCGATGTGTTGATTGATTTTGCGACATTGACAGGGGCTTGTGTCGTGGCTTTAGGAGAATACACAAGTGGGATTATGGGACATAATACAGCTTTGAAAAATCGTTTTGAAAGTATTGCGCTTGAAAGTGGTGAGCTAATGGCGACCTTACCTTTTAACCGACATATTAAAAAATTAATAGAATCTAAAATTGCTGATGTGTGTAACATCTCTTCAAGTCGCTATGGTGGAGCAATCAGCGCAGGATTATTTTTGAGTGAATTTATCCGCAAAGAATATCAAGATAAATGGCTGCATATCGACATTGCAGGACCAGCGTATGTAGAAAAAGAGTGGGATATTAATCCTTTTGGAGCAAGTGGAGCAGGTGTGAGAGCAGGGGTAGAGTTTATCCTTGATCTTGCATCAAAGGCATAA
- the ychF gene encoding redox-regulated ATPase YchF: protein MGLSIGIVGLPNVGKSTTFNALTKAQNAEAANYPFCTIEPNKAIVPVPDSRLDELAKIVNPQRIQHSTIEFVDIAGLVRGASKGEGLGNQFLANIKESDMILHIVRCFDDSNITHVEGRIDPIGDIEIIELELLLADIASLNKRIEKLQRESKAQKGANAQLMVAQELLAHLESNKPARSFAKCDDESFIALNQSLRFLSYKSVIYGANVDETGLESDNEWVQKVREYAQQNGAIAIKLCAKIEEEMVGMEDSERKEFLESLGAQESGLESIIREGFAKLGLISYFTAGVKEVRAWTIHKGDSAPKAAGVIHKDFEKGFIRAETIAYTDFVKYGGEAKAKEAGAMRIEGKDYIVQDGDVMHFRFNV from the coding sequence ATGGGATTATCAATAGGTATCGTAGGTTTGCCAAATGTAGGCAAATCAACGACTTTTAATGCCTTGACTAAAGCGCAAAATGCGGAAGCTGCAAACTATCCTTTCTGCACGATTGAACCAAACAAAGCAATTGTGCCTGTGCCAGATTCTCGACTCGATGAACTTGCTAAGATTGTGAATCCCCAAAGGATTCAGCACTCTACCATAGAGTTTGTGGATATTGCCGGGCTTGTGCGCGGTGCAAGTAAAGGTGAAGGGCTTGGGAATCAATTCTTAGCCAATATTAAAGAATCTGATATGATATTGCATATTGTGCGTTGCTTTGATGATTCTAATATCACACATGTTGAGGGACGCATTGATCCTATTGGTGATATTGAGATTATTGAGTTAGAGTTGCTTCTCGCGGATATTGCAAGCCTTAATAAGCGCATTGAGAAACTTCAAAGGGAAAGTAAGGCGCAAAAAGGAGCAAATGCCCAGCTTATGGTTGCTCAAGAGCTTCTCGCCCATTTAGAGAGTAATAAACCCGCGCGGAGTTTTGCTAAATGTGATGATGAGAGTTTTATCGCACTCAACCAAAGTTTGCGTTTTTTGAGTTATAAATCTGTGATTTATGGTGCGAATGTTGATGAAACAGGTTTAGAATCTGACAATGAATGGGTGCAAAAAGTGCGTGAATATGCGCAGCAAAATGGTGCGATTGCTATAAAACTTTGTGCAAAGATTGAAGAAGAAATGGTCGGAATGGAGGATAGTGAAAGAAAAGAGTTTTTGGAATCTCTAGGTGCGCAAGAAAGTGGATTAGAATCTATCATACGCGAGGGTTTTGCAAAACTTGGATTGATTAGTTATTTTACAGCAGGTGTCAAAGAAGTGCGTGCTTGGACAATACATAAAGGTGATAGCGCACCCAAAGCTGCAGGTGTGATTCACAAAGATTTTGAGAAAGGTTTCATTCGTGCTGAAACAATCGCATATACGGATTTCGTCAAATACGGCGGCGAGGCAAAGGCAAAAGAAGCAGGAGCAATGCGCATTGAGGGAAAAGATTATATTGTCCAAGACGGCGATGTGATGCACTTTAGATTTAATGTATAA
- a CDS encoding outer membrane protein transport protein — translation MGIFFFSSLLFSSLFSSGFRLTEQSLNGTALSSAYIAGAYGADSTYYNPANMGWDDNNKHELEINATMIYIPAFDFVTEGRDKGMTLTCTGSALTDSACSDIRGSYGGGAAEVEGKGNKTLQPVPKIFYKTRSYNLFGIKTNFGLSFTTPSGLAMDWDGEGGGFLDDVMIMMLELNPVVSFKLSDHFSFAVGIRGLYSSGEFNNTLYVPIAYTTTQGMMGQNATVDAKGTTKVTQSSNAAASGLGYNFALTIRPFTKSDFRIAVTYRTNIHMDMKGSLSATSYVDMGQMASGTIGMDADLTLSADLPPILNIAFMKSFGRLQTEFVIEKTYYGSADIFEFSYSNQRFTNNVSGKVCGLYLFGKCTTWVDTASYIDPAQMLGAADYSAVAYGNGWKDAMAYRLGLTFNYSPKLKLMGSFAYDKTPAPQGQFGIPDANAYVFGAGLRYQIWNGKGDVGIAYNIALKDNSKSFVQSKDGMGQLQLLTMGAKYRF, via the coding sequence TTGGGCATTTTCTTCTTCTCTTCTCTGCTCTTTTCATCTTTATTTTCATCGGGTTTTCGTCTCACAGAACAAAGCCTTAATGGCACGGCTTTAAGCTCTGCCTATATCGCAGGAGCTTATGGTGCAGACAGCACTTACTACAATCCTGCCAATATGGGTTGGGATGATAATAACAAGCATGAGCTTGAAATTAATGCAACAATGATTTATATCCCTGCTTTTGATTTCGTTACAGAAGGACGCGATAAGGGAATGACTTTGACTTGCACAGGAAGTGCTTTGACGGATAGTGCTTGTAGTGATATTCGAGGTTCTTATGGAGGTGGTGCGGCAGAAGTGGAAGGAAAGGGTAATAAAACCTTGCAACCCGTGCCAAAGATTTTCTACAAAACACGTTCTTACAATCTCTTTGGAATCAAGACAAATTTTGGGCTATCCTTTACGACACCATCAGGGCTTGCGATGGATTGGGACGGTGAAGGTGGGGGATTCCTTGATGATGTGATGATTATGATGCTAGAGCTTAATCCTGTCGTTTCTTTCAAGCTAAGTGATCACTTTTCTTTTGCGGTTGGGATTCGAGGATTATATTCTTCAGGAGAATTTAATAATACCCTTTATGTTCCCATTGCTTATACAACTACACAGGGAATGATGGGTCAAAATGCTACCGTTGATGCCAAAGGCACGACTAAAGTAACGCAAAGCTCAAATGCTGCCGCTTCTGGCTTGGGGTATAATTTCGCCCTTACAATCCGCCCTTTTACCAAAAGTGATTTTCGCATTGCTGTAACCTACCGCACTAATATCCATATGGATATGAAGGGCTCTCTTAGCGCGACTTCATATGTCGATATGGGACAAATGGCTTCAGGCACAATCGGTATGGACGCAGACTTGACACTTTCAGCAGACTTACCACCAATCCTTAATATCGCTTTTATGAAATCCTTTGGACGCTTGCAGACAGAATTTGTGATTGAGAAGACCTACTATGGCAGTGCGGATATTTTCGAATTCTCTTATTCTAATCAAAGATTCACTAACAATGTAAGCGGAAAAGTTTGTGGTCTCTATCTATTTGGTAAATGCACAACTTGGGTAGATACAGCTTCTTATATTGACCCTGCCCAAATGCTTGGGGCAGCGGATTATAGCGCAGTCGCTTATGGTAATGGCTGGAAAGATGCGATGGCGTATCGCCTAGGTTTGACTTTCAATTATTCACCTAAGCTCAAACTTATGGGGAGCTTTGCTTATGATAAAACTCCCGCTCCACAAGGGCAATTTGGTATCCCCGATGCAAATGCCTATGTCTTTGGCGCAGGGCTAAGGTATCAAATATGGAATGGAAAGGGTGATGTAGGCATCGCGTATAATATCGCGCTTAAAGATAACTCCAAAAGTTTTGTCCAAAGTAAAGACGGAATGGGACAACTCCAACTCCTCACAATGGGAGCAAAATACCGATTCTAG
- the corA gene encoding magnesium/cobalt transporter CorA produces MINIFSRQDGLIVREKLQNIQSIPQKIEKILWIDLFQPSAEEVNYISQTYSLNVPTKEEREEIEQSARYWEDSSSITINTYFLVRSSEGELHNETITFLLCKNILFTIRYSEFRVFDEIQQIVLATPKVFEDGFDLISKIFEIRVEKDADLLETAAKNTRALRKRVFNSQVIDYEDMLEELSSLQELNMSVRDSLFDKRRAITAVLKSNKADADVKKNNTIILKDLNSLVEFTTVNMNALDNIQTILTNQINIEQNKTIKLFTVVTVAMMPPTLIGTIYGMNFEHMPELQWEYAYPVVLLIMILSTIFPIVYFKKKGWL; encoded by the coding sequence ATGATCAATATATTTAGCAGACAAGACGGACTTATTGTGCGTGAAAAATTGCAAAATATTCAATCAATCCCCCAAAAAATAGAGAAAATTTTATGGATTGACTTGTTCCAGCCCTCCGCTGAAGAAGTAAATTATATCTCTCAAACCTACTCGCTCAATGTGCCTACCAAAGAAGAAAGAGAAGAGATTGAGCAATCAGCGCGATATTGGGAAGATAGTAGCAGCATTACGATTAATACTTACTTTCTTGTGCGCTCTTCAGAGGGAGAGTTACACAATGAAACTATCACCTTTTTATTATGCAAAAATATTCTCTTCACAATTCGTTATAGTGAGTTTCGTGTGTTTGATGAGATTCAGCAAATCGTTCTTGCTACTCCAAAGGTTTTTGAAGATGGATTTGATCTCATCAGCAAGATTTTTGAGATTCGCGTAGAAAAAGATGCGGATTTGCTAGAAACTGCAGCAAAAAACACTCGTGCATTGCGCAAACGCGTCTTTAATTCTCAAGTGATTGATTATGAAGATATGCTTGAAGAACTATCCTCACTCCAAGAGCTTAATATGAGTGTGCGAGATTCTCTTTTTGATAAACGGCGCGCTATTACTGCTGTGTTAAAAAGTAACAAGGCTGATGCAGATGTGAAAAAAAACAATACAATCATTTTAAAAGACCTCAATTCACTCGTTGAATTTACCACCGTGAATATGAATGCGCTCGATAATATCCAAACGATTCTTACTAATCAAATCAATATCGAACAAAATAAAACGATCAAGCTCTTTACGGTCGTAACCGTGGCGATGATGCCTCCTACACTTATTGGGACAATCTATGGTATGAACTTCGAACATATGCCAGAATTACAATGGGAATACGCCTATCCTGTGGTGCTTTTGATTATGATTCTTTCCACAATCTTCCCTATCGTATATTTCAAGAAAAAAGGTTGGTTGTAG
- the pgsA gene encoding CDP-diacylglycerol--glycerol-3-phosphate 3-phosphatidyltransferase has protein sequence MKHLPNILSISRIFLAVLLLFVALHYEVILPAYVDHSWVNYLTCLIFCIASLTDFFDGYIARVYHLGSRFGEVFDPLADKMLILSAFIALIVLERASPWAVFLILSREFFITGLRVMVAGSGTSVAASKTGKYKTGMQIAAIAFLLADFFPGGTILLWLAVILTLYSGADYTFKYYKSLNQ, from the coding sequence TTGAAACATTTACCAAACATTCTTAGTATTTCGCGTATTTTTTTGGCAGTCTTATTACTCTTTGTGGCATTGCATTATGAGGTGATTCTCCCTGCGTATGTTGATCATAGTTGGGTAAATTATCTCACTTGTTTGATTTTTTGTATAGCGTCTTTGACGGATTTTTTTGACGGGTATATTGCAAGAGTATATCATTTGGGTTCGCGCTTTGGTGAAGTTTTTGATCCTTTAGCTGACAAAATGTTGATTCTTTCAGCTTTTATTGCATTGATTGTTTTAGAGAGAGCTTCGCCTTGGGCGGTGTTTTTGATTCTAAGTCGAGAATTTTTTATTACAGGCTTACGCGTAATGGTTGCAGGAAGCGGCACAAGTGTAGCAGCAAGCAAGACAGGTAAATATAAAACAGGTATGCAGATTGCAGCCATTGCTTTTTTGCTTGCGGATTTTTTTCCCGGTGGGACGATTTTGCTTTGGCTTGCAGTGATACTGACATTGTATTCAGGGGCGGATTATACTTTTAAATATTATAAGAGCTTGAATCAATGA
- the rseP gene encoding RIP metalloprotease RseP yields MILIALLVLSFLVFFHELGHYVVARMCGVRVEVFSIGFGKKLITKRIGQTQYALSLIPLGGYVKLKGQDDTQPLESLKPSLESDSYRSKTPMQRIAILLAGPAFNLILAFMLYVAVGIGGKPSLLPIVGEVKPGMPAFEAGIKPNDRIVSINGAKIRTWEELDSAIVNAKDTLKIEIERDTQNLGMQNLEVSLTPIISQAQNVFGEPIYRNLIGITSQRAVGIVHYQGLESLSFGLNETLKASTLIAQGIIKLISGAVPSSEVGGVVSIVSIIGKASQEGWVRFFIFVALISVNLGILNLLPIPALDGGHILFNCYEMIAKKPPNEQIAYYLTFVGWGILLFLMLLGLYNDIARIAQ; encoded by the coding sequence ATGATTCTTATCGCACTTCTCGTTTTGTCTTTTCTCGTTTTCTTTCATGAATTAGGGCATTATGTGGTCGCAAGAATGTGTGGAGTGCGTGTGGAAGTCTTTAGCATCGGTTTTGGTAAAAAACTCATCACTAAACGCATTGGACAAACGCAATACGCCCTTTCATTGATCCCCTTAGGTGGGTATGTCAAGCTCAAAGGGCAAGACGACACGCAACCCTTAGAATCTTTGAAGCCTTCTTTAGAATCCGATTCTTATCGTTCTAAGACGCCAATGCAGCGCATCGCAATTCTGTTGGCAGGTCCTGCATTTAATTTGATTTTAGCTTTTATGCTTTATGTGGCAGTAGGGATTGGAGGGAAGCCAAGCTTATTGCCGATAGTGGGAGAGGTCAAGCCCGGAATGCCTGCATTTGAAGCGGGTATTAAGCCCAATGATCGCATTGTCTCAATCAATGGAGCAAAGATTCGGACTTGGGAAGAGCTTGATTCAGCAATTGTCAATGCCAAAGATACATTGAAGATAGAGATTGAGAGAGACACACAGAATCTTGGAATGCAAAATCTTGAGGTTAGCTTGACGCCTATTATTTCTCAAGCGCAAAATGTTTTTGGTGAGCCTATTTATCGGAATCTGATTGGTATCACAAGTCAAAGAGCCGTAGGAATTGTGCATTATCAAGGATTGGAAAGTTTGTCATTTGGTCTTAATGAGACACTTAAGGCAAGCACATTAATCGCACAAGGGATTATCAAGCTTATCAGCGGAGCAGTGCCAAGCAGTGAAGTGGGCGGAGTAGTCAGCATCGTTTCTATCATTGGTAAGGCTTCACAAGAAGGTTGGGTAAGGTTTTTTATTTTCGTAGCGTTGATTTCTGTGAATCTAGGGATTCTCAATCTTTTACCCATACCTGCTTTGGACGGCGGACATATTTTGTTTAATTGCTATGAAATGATTGCTAAAAAGCCACCAAATGAGCAAATTGCGTATTATTTGACATTTGTAGGTTGGGGCATTTTATTGTTTTTGATGTTACTAGGATTATATAACGATATTGCGCGTATTGCTCAATAG
- a CDS encoding YggS family pyridoxal phosphate-dependent enzyme, which yields MRFAQNLERILRRIERARLAYDAHQIISLVAVSKYQKVQDILDLYECGQRAFGENKVQDLRDKSVQCAQVPIEWHFIGKLQENKINAMLSCAPALVHSIDSLKLAEAIQKRLGEQTLRALLQVNASREESKNGVSVESAKEVYEQILKSCPNIALEGIMTIGANTEDRKLVEQSFKDTRDVFESVRAMGAKTLSMGMSGDFEIAIAYGANLVRIGTSLFE from the coding sequence ATGAGATTTGCACAGAATCTGGAGAGAATACTTCGACGAATCGAGCGGGCAAGGTTGGCTTACGATGCTCATCAAATCATCTCTCTCGTGGCAGTGAGTAAGTATCAAAAAGTTCAAGATATTTTAGATCTCTATGAGTGCGGACAGAGGGCGTTTGGTGAAAATAAAGTGCAGGATTTGCGTGATAAAAGTGTGCAATGTGCGCAAGTGCCTATTGAGTGGCATTTTATCGGCAAACTTCAAGAAAACAAAATTAATGCAATGCTATCTTGCGCCCCCGCATTGGTGCATAGCATAGATTCTCTCAAACTTGCCGAAGCGATCCAAAAGCGGCTAGGGGAGCAGACTTTAAGGGCTTTGCTGCAAGTGAATGCTTCAAGAGAAGAGAGCAAAAATGGTGTGAGTGTAGAATCTGCAAAAGAAGTGTATGAGCAGATTCTTAAATCTTGCCCTAATATCGCTTTAGAGGGCATTATGACGATTGGGGCAAATACAGAGGACAGAAAACTTGTCGAGCAAAGTTTCAAGGATACGCGTGATGTCTTTGAAAGCGTGCGTGCAATGGGTGCAAAAACGCTTTCTATGGGAATGAGCGGGGATTTTGAAATCGCAATCGCTTATGGAGCAAATCTCGTGCGCATTGGCACAAGCCTTTTTGAATGA
- a CDS encoding DUF3298 and DUF4163 domain-containing protein — translation MSLFLTIRNIGLGICLGLAFVACGDSKDSESTAIEIEKLEKQAPQARDSHYVRELLGIEKETSIFYLLKGKVGGKEQIGYLLIEEHKPIAGIESDTEEIVIDSDDGEDSQPLPLYVYIVLPNVWNEELDHYEFLSIPIDSQKLFITKDEKGRLKISGEWKSELGSEFNNKDWEQKSRMKGKTFIFTQDDTMPLREVSFVNVKETQSLENPTQEDLPISFNSSYTRPIILASKNPMLDSKVLEKLNEQFAEGAKDTSELANKLALLTQKDFKKFQAEKYIVDTEYVNSYGVEFIDSRILSLQVFNYIYGGGAHGVYSTEMESYSLETGERLSNDIGDLLRLDGTNKDALLQILTQKLETPFYKELLFDEVLPLKALPHNFFITSQGIHFLWRLYEIAPYVAGEIDVMVGFEELKPFVNPNSPYAYLFGL, via the coding sequence ATGTCATTATTTTTAACGATAAGAAATATAGGATTAGGAATTTGTTTGGGTTTAGCTTTTGTGGCGTGTGGAGATTCTAAAGATTCAGAATCTACGGCAATAGAAATAGAAAAATTAGAAAAACAAGCTCCTCAAGCGAGAGATTCTCATTATGTGCGTGAATTATTGGGTATAGAAAAAGAGACTTCCATATTTTATTTGCTCAAGGGCAAAGTAGGCGGTAAGGAGCAGATTGGCTATTTGTTAATCGAAGAGCATAAGCCCATTGCAGGGATAGAATCTGATACTGAAGAGATTGTGATTGATAGTGATGATGGGGAAGATTCACAGCCTTTGCCTTTGTATGTTTATATTGTTTTGCCTAATGTGTGGAATGAGGAGCTGGATCATTATGAATTTTTATCTATACCTATAGATTCGCAAAAACTTTTTATCACCAAAGATGAAAAAGGACGCTTAAAGATTAGCGGTGAGTGGAAAAGTGAGCTAGGTTCGGAGTTTAATAATAAGGATTGGGAGCAAAAAAGTCGTATGAAAGGGAAAACTTTCATTTTCACACAAGATGATACGATGCCTTTGCGTGAAGTGAGCTTTGTCAATGTGAAAGAAACGCAATCACTCGAAAATCCCACTCAAGAGGATTTACCTATCTCTTTTAACTCTTCTTATACAAGACCTATTATTTTAGCTTCTAAGAATCCTATGCTTGATTCTAAGGTTTTGGAAAAGCTCAATGAGCAATTTGCGGAGGGTGCGAAAGACACATCAGAATTAGCAAATAAACTTGCCCTTTTGACACAAAAAGACTTTAAAAAATTTCAAGCAGAAAAATATATTGTTGATACCGAATATGTGAACAGTTATGGCGTAGAATTTATAGATTCTCGTATTTTGTCTTTGCAGGTTTTTAATTATATCTATGGAGGCGGTGCGCATGGGGTGTATAGCACAGAAATGGAAAGTTATTCTTTGGAGACGGGAGAGCGATTGTCTAATGATATTGGGGATTTATTGCGTTTAGATGGGACAAATAAAGACGCATTATTACAGATTCTCACACAAAAGCTTGAAACGCCATTTTACAAAGAGTTACTCTTTGATGAAGTTCTACCGCTTAAGGCATTGCCGCATAACTTTTTTATCACTTCACAAGGGATACATTTTTTGTGGCGTTTGTATGAAATTGCCCCTTATGTCGCAGGAGAAATTGATGTTATGGTGGGGTTTGAAGAATTGAAACCCTTTGTTAATCCCAATTCACCTTATGCGTATTTGTTTGGATTATAG
- the yaaA gene encoding peroxide stress protein YaaA — translation MDLKILFSPSEGKIYPLYQEKDNSSLFDLSFVSDKALKAYMTMLQNASEEKICAVLGSKKIDLEELSLLQNLYNAPRIESIRLYNGVAYKALGFEELDSKTKDYLYKHVYIFSNLFGVLRAKECVPYYNVHQGKGFGDFGLKKIYQDTKVLLDKEFSQGMVLDLRAEAYIKAYPICEKSASDYYQIVFLKNGKKVSHYAKWYRGVYLRTLAIHHISNLGELLALDIPHLSYRGEKITQNATILTYDVQE, via the coding sequence ATGGATTTAAAGATTCTCTTTAGCCCGAGTGAAGGGAAGATTTACCCCTTGTATCAAGAAAAAGACAACTCTTCACTTTTTGATTTGTCTTTTGTCTCTGATAAGGCATTAAAGGCGTATATGACAATGCTTCAGAATGCAAGTGAAGAGAAAATCTGTGCTGTTTTGGGAAGTAAGAAAATTGACTTAGAAGAACTCTCATTGCTTCAGAATCTTTACAACGCACCAAGGATAGAATCTATCCGACTTTATAATGGCGTGGCTTATAAGGCTTTGGGTTTTGAAGAACTAGATTCTAAAACAAAAGACTATTTGTATAAACATGTGTATATTTTTAGCAATCTTTTTGGTGTGCTTAGAGCTAAAGAGTGTGTTCCTTATTATAATGTGCATCAAGGAAAAGGTTTTGGGGATTTTGGATTAAAAAAGATTTATCAAGACACTAAGGTGTTGCTTGATAAGGAATTTTCGCAAGGCATGGTGCTAGATTTGCGTGCTGAAGCTTATATAAAAGCTTATCCGATATGTGAGAAATCCGCTTCAGATTATTATCAGATTGTTTTTTTGAAAAATGGTAAAAAAGTAAGCCATTATGCAAAATGGTATCGTGGCGTCTATTTACGCACACTTGCCATTCATCACATCAGTAATCTCGGGGAGCTTTTGGCTTTAGATATACCGCATTTAAGCTATCGTGGTGAAAAAATCACTCAAAATGCTACAATCTTAACTTATGATGTGCAAGAATAA